In Lampris incognitus isolate fLamInc1 chromosome 13, fLamInc1.hap2, whole genome shotgun sequence, the genomic stretch ttttcttttttgtaCCTCTCTTTGCAATCTTCTCACACTGTTGTCTTCCAGCAACAACTTGCTCCTCGTAGGATTATAGAACAGGACTTCTGCTCCAGGTTAGAAATGGATTGATTGTGACTGAGGCTCTTAAGTCTCCTCTTACAACATTATGTGCATGTTAGTGTCAAACAAAGAGCTCTTTTAGTGGATGTTATTTGGCAAGCAGTATTGCCCCAAGGGATTATGTTGCAGCTCGGTGCGTCGGCTGACCCTAAATTCCTCGAATCTGAATCAATTTAAAAGCTACATATTACCTGGTTTGAGTCCTCACAATAGGAAAATAGGACTTAGTTTAAAATATACCTGAGTTTTTTTAACACCTTTTCTTCAAACTGGAGGAAGGGGTTTAATGACAACAAAGGTCTGTAACAGGGATCACAATCTGGGCTGGGAAACAGTTCAAATTTTTGGTACAAATAAAAGTTTGAGTACCTCCAATTACTCGAATACTGCAACATAGTTTTCAATGCTTTTTTGTAATAAGTGCAAGTAATTGCGCTTTTCTGCAAAACATTTGTATGTTAAGTCAAATTTCTTGGGAAGAATTACACCACAgtagacacacatacccatttaAAGGGAAAAAAATTCTCATAGGAGTTCTCATAGGAATCAAACATTGTGGAGCTTTTGAATACATTTCAGTAACTTTACGTTTAGTCTGAACAATacttaaaaaaagccattttgtgTATAACTTCTCTATGCACCATTTATGTTTACTTTCTTGATAAAGAGGCTACTAAAAAACGGAACGTTTTCTAGTAATGCAACAGTTTTACGATTTTCATTGTATTTCATGCCTCAAAATTGCTATAGATGCCAAAAATCAATGCAATACCAATATTTTTTTCACAGTGTTAAAGGCTTGTGCAGTATCTCCAAAAGTGTAGTTTATTAGCCTACAGTTAACCTCTTAGAGAGCAGGGCCAGTATGAGGTTCTATATTTAAATCCATCCAGTTCAGTTGGTCTGATAAACCTACCACTCAACCTGGGAGCTCGGAAAAGCATGTACAGCTGCTAGCTGGTATCAAATAGCAGAGGTAGGACCCTCTCACCCCTCCAACTCCCATCCCATCTCTCCTCTCTTACTagctgtgtctgtcttgctgtccTTCCCTGCTCCCATGTTCGTTCAGTTTTCCTAAGTTTCACAAGGCCTCATAAAAATAACTAaaattggggcatccaggtagcgtggtgatttagtccattgcctaccaacacggggatcatcagttcgaatcctcgcgttacctcgTGTTGGTCCGGTGTCCTacagattggccgtgtctgtgggaagccagatgtgggtgtgtgtcctggtcgctgcactagcgcctcctctggttggtcagggcacctgttcaggggggaggggaaactggggggaatagcgtgatcctctcatgtgctacgtccccctggtgaaacccctcactgtcaggtgaaaagaagcagctggtgactccacatgtattggaggaggcatgtagtagtctgcagccctccccggattggcagagagggtgcagcagcaaccaggacggcttggaagagtgggataattagccaagtacaattggggggaaaagggaggagggaacaggtgaaaagaagcagctggcgactctacgtGTATCAGAAGAGAcaagtggtggtctgcagccctcccgggagctgtgaattggccagatacaactggggagaaaaagggcgggtaattttttttttaaaaaaacctgAAATTTGACATGGCCTCTGATTGGTcaaaaacacaaaagaaaaaaataatttaaggAAATAAGCTAATCACCCAAACTTCTACTTTTGCTATAATGAGCAAACAAACAATTCAAACATGACCAACTAAGCCCTTGTAGGTTACCAGTGCTTAAATGTCTAATAATGTTGACTTTAATCCTCCTTTTCTCTAACAGATGTTAGACATTGTTTACCATGTGGGAAAAGTACAGGACACCAGAAGATATTTATGTCTTCACTAAACCCCAAAAGAAAGTCTACTAGTCATACTGATGTTATTTACCATTGAACAATGTTACCAACCAATAATGTTTGAAGGAAAGAGCTACCTAAAATTAAAGTGAGAATCTGATGTCATTTTATTATTCCTCGATGAGTAAGAAAATTTGCCAAAAGCCCATTTCCCTTTCCTGTGTTTTCATTGGTTGCCGGTTTTAAAGAAATACAATTGTGTCATGCCACAGGAAGATATGTGAAGAACTCATAATGATAAAGCATTCTCTAGAAGAACCAACACACCTGTCCCTCATTCACAGTAAGCCTTAGGACAATGCAGAGGAAGGTTATCTGAAGTTGGTCAActattttaagttggacaaatatATCTTTTTATAACCCCTTTGCTTATGTTGAATTCAAGTCTATCCTTCTAACGTCCAATGAAGGAACTCTACTATAGAAATATCAAGACTTCCTTTCAAACAGCGGTACATATTACTGTAATAGAATTAGCCTGCCTTTGACTATCTGCATGACTCCACAGCAGGTTAAAGGATATGTCACGGTTGCCGTTTGATGTTCTCTTACACTCGCCTACAAAATGGGACTTTCCATTAGCTTGCTAGTACATACAGTTTGAGGTCACAGTACATAAGGCTAGTAACGCGCAAATGTATCCTTCACCCATGCTAATGTGAGAAGCCATAGGCTTGCCTGGAATTTTTGGGGATGTGCTACTGTAGCAAGTTAAGATAGATGGCTGTCAAAGGCATGCTAGTTAGGAAGGATTTGGAGCATGACGTAATGGTCACGTGTTAGATAACAAATGTCAAACCTGGTCACACAGGCTtctgtgaattcactgcatggctagactaaaaaaaaaaaaacactcttcaTGAGAGATTGTGTATCCATTGTTCACATGAATCCAAATGAACATTATCATGACTTTTTGTTTCTACCCATTGTTACCATTCCTCGATTCCTCACACCTATGGTTTCTGCTTCTTGCAGAACTAAACCGAGGGGAAACCCTGCAAGACAAGCATGTGAAGGAAGCCAAAACCAAGTGTCGTACAATTGCATCCCTGCTGACTGATGCACCTAACCCTCACTCCAAGGGCGTGCTGATGTTCAAGAAGCGCCGGCAACGCTCCAAAAAGTACACCCTTACCAGCTTTGGTAGTGTCGATGAGGATGTGTGTCGTGACTCACAGGAGGAGGACGGGGTATTCCCGGGCAGCGAGTCGGAATTCGATGAGGATGGCTTCTCGGCACTCCCAGACCCAACATGGGACAGTGACTACTTAGATATGTTGGAGAAGAGGGCGGCTGCAGGCCTTGGGGGTCGCGGGGATGGGGCAGAAGATGCTCCCAGTCCAGGGCTGAGTGACACAGCAGGCAAAGGTGCCCAGTTGTTTGAACAGCAGAGGAAGAGGGCAGCTGAGCATGCCAAGAAAGTAGAAGCGGCACAGCCTCAGGCACCAACTCACACTCAGAGCCTGGATCAAACGCCAATATATCAACAGAGCCAGATGCAGccacagacacaggcacagaTGCAACTTAACACCCATCCTCAGCAGATAATACCAAAGTCTGCTTCCTCACAGCAAGGGGTCCAGCAAATGGCTCCTCAGATTCCAGTCCAAGCCCCGGTTAATGCTCCTGCCCACAACATGGCAAATGGGGATGTACCCTCCTGTGCAGTTCGCATGGAGATGTCACCTCCAGCTGTGGCACCCAAACCCACCACTGCCTCAGTGACAATCCTGGCCAGTCCCCCACAGCCAGCTGAAACCCCATTACCAGAATTATCATCCAGCAATGTTCTCAACCGAACCGCACGTCCCTTTGCACCTGGGTTTATCACCAGCCGGGCTGCTACTGCTCCTGTGGCGTTCCGTCCAACCATAACGAAGAAGGCCCAGCGCCCTGCCTCAGCAGCAGTGATTACCCCACCTTTCACCACTTCCTCAGAGCTGGCTGGTACTGTTGCACCGGTAATTTCCCAGTCATCAACTGGTCCTCCATCAATGTTCCTATCACCCACAACTCTACCCGAAGGTCCCGTTTTCCCCATGCTCgcaccaccagttcctcctctcccatCAGGTGTCTCTACCCCTGTGGAGAACATGCAGGCCACCTATCAATCAATTACTATTACTACTCCTCAGGCTCAATTTACAACTGTGCCCACAGTACCAGTGCCCACAGCTTCATGTACACCAATTGCTCCAGCCCCTGTTGCCCCAGTGCCCCAAGCTCTGGTCTCAACTGGTTCGGTTCCACATGTCTCAACTGTCACAATGCCCCCGGTTCAGTTGACGGTGCCCCTGTCAGTCCCAGATCAAGTCTCAATGGCCCCTGTAGCTCCAGTGTCTGTGGTCTCCCAGCCAAATACCATAGCTCCCACTCCTGTTCCTGGTACAGCAAGCCGCACTGGCATCTTAGTTGAGGCTCGTCGGCGTAGCGGAAAATCCAGACCTATGTTCAATGTGCCTGATGTCAAGAAGAACTCTCCCAATCCTGAGCTGTTGACCATGGTGCAAAACCTGGATGACAGACCTGTACGACACAGATATGGCTATCCACCCTCTGAGTCCTACAATGGTGCAGCGGAAGACACCAGTGATGAGGCCGGACGGGGCAGGATGCCTCCCCCAGTGGCACCGAAGCCACGAGTCATCCATGAAACTCCCCAGATTCCCCAAGCAGAGGGCAAGGGAGCCCAGCTGTTTGCCCGCAGGCAGAGCCGCATGGGCATGTACGTGGTGGACACCCCACCTGAGACCCCATACCAGCAGGAGGTGTCTTCATACCCTTCGGCCCAACACCGTGATCTCTCTCCaaacccctccctcccctctcaatGGAAGTATTCCCCCAACATCAGGGCCCCCCCACCCATTGGATACAACCCACTCCTGGCCCCCTCTGTCCCAGTGGGGCCCCAGAGAGGTTTGGGCTTGGCTGACGGTAGGGGCAGAGGAGGCATGGCCACTCAGAAGGAGGGTATCAAAGCACTGGATTTCATGAGAAGGCAGCCCTACCAGCTCAACTCCGCCATGTTTAGTTATGGGGGCAATACCGCCAATATGTCAGCCATACCCTCTTACCAGGCCcaaaggcagcagcagcagcagggtggCCACACAACAATGGTGGGAAGCTCACTAACCTCACCCAGGCAGATCCCTGTCAAGGCTGCCCGTGTGTATGAGATCAAACGCTTCTCAACGCCTACACCCATGTCTGCCCCAACTCTGACACCCAAAGTGATCTCGCCACGCTCCGCAACCACTCTGGGAGAGCGACTAACACGCTCTGACATGATCTCTCCGCCACTGGCTCCTCTCACTCCACTTCCTGCCCCCACCCTGGGCCCTGCTATTGCTCTTGCACCAACCTTCATCCCAGCTCCAGGACTCGCCAAAGCTTCAGCGCCTTCCCAACAAGCTGGCCTTCCCAGTCTCCCAAAGATCTCTGCCACCCCTATACCCAACCTTGTGCCCAATGCACTTCCCACACCTTACACTCCAACGTCCTACACCACTGGGCTTCAGGGAGCCAAGCAGTTTCAGAGTGCCCCTGAGCTGAGTCTCCTCTCCTCTTTGCCTCCACTGAGGCCCAATCCTGTTCAGGTGCCCAAGCCGCGTTTTGTTGCCACCAAGGTGGGCGTCCAACCCCACATCTGGAGACCAGGAGCTTTGTGAGCAGGAAACTGTCTGCTTCCCACAAACTTGGAACACCTTGCATCCCTTGGAAAGTAACTCCCAATTTGCATAAAAAAATAAGAGTACATTTCAGGTGATGAAGCGGTGATATTACTCATTAGATGTCCATAAATGAGCTTTGGTTGCAATGTGTGTTGACATGAATTATTCACTGGAGGTAGATCATAAACATTGGAATTTATGCTTTCAAAATGTTGATTAACACTTTTGTGTTGTTGCTGCACATATATAtttgagtgattgagtgagtgcaATACAATGAAGGGACACTTTCACATAAACAGTTTTGCCATTTTAAGTCCACTATATGCCTGTCCTGGGTTGAGGTTTGTGTAAGGCTTCTAGAAGAGATATATTTTTACTAAGTCAGCAGAAATACAGTCTAACCAAAGCCTGAAATGAATTATTCTTTGAAACTTGAAATGTCTGAAGCATGTTGAAAGTGAATGGTGCAGATCTTGTTTGGTGCACACAATGAAACAAAACCCTAGGAAGTTAAGCACTAAAGGATATGAGTTTGTGTCGTCTTCATGGTGTGCAAACAGAGGTGGAGGGATTCAAGGCTGACAAGTAGAGTGCCAATCACTGAAGGTGTCACTACTCGACTGCAAGTATTATAAAATGATGTTCCGTAATATATTAATATGTTTTTAAGAAAGCACCTTTTTTTTGCATGATTCACAAGACTACATCAGTGCTCGTGATGAGTTCATCAACACATCCATTACTCTAGCTGTTTTTATCTCAGCAGGATTAAACGATGCATGACTGACTTAAAACGATCAACTCTGATCCCTCTGTAAAAGCTTCCAGTCAGTAGAAGACAAGGACTGATCATATCAAGTGATTCCTAAAGTTGTGCTCAATACTTGGGCTTAATAAAACCAGTCataaatgcttcttttttttttagctgggGTCACACTCAACAGGTGCATTGACTATTACTGAATATACACCGTCACTGGATATCAGTACTCCCAGAGTACTACTTATGCTCAACCTTCCCTTTTCAGTCACAGTGTGCCCTTTCTCAATGTGTGTTACTCTCACCTTGTATTAAACAAATGACACTGATGATTATTTGAGTATTTTGTTTTGCTTCATTGTGGGTTTATCGGATTTGGACTATGGGGGAAGTTACTTAAGCGAGAGGCCCCGGCATTTATAAATGGCTTAAAGAAATGAGAGTGGCTGTCGATAGGGGATATATGCAGGAACTGCCAGATGACTGAGGAGGGTTAAATTCTAGCCCATAAGTGAGGGTCTCTGTTGGCACTATAAGTTTTATTTGAAGGCACTGTCCATCATTTTACAGTTTAATAATGGCAGCAGTCAGCATGCCACTATTGGACTGTGGGTATGGACTCCCAAAGCCTGCAGGACACACAGGGAGCATACTTGGGAAAGTTTGGGGCTCTGAAATTTGTTGGTGAAGCAGAGGGAAGAAAGTGAATGAAGTGCAGCAGCTGAAAAATGTCGGTGTCTCTCCAACAAATGGTTATTAGATGTATGGATAAATAGTCATGAACCTTGCGAGACCGATTGTGTCAATGCAACAGCTAAAGTGAAATTAAAAAGCAATTAGCAGGTGAATACGTTCTGGTCAGCTGAATGTTTGTTGACCATAAATGGAGCTGAAGGGATACTTTTTTAATTTGTATTATTTTTGATTATTTTAGAGTTTAATGTTGTACTCATTAGAGCTGCAGAGCATTGAGATTTGTGTGTAAACTACTGTTTATGTGTAAAAATATGAGATAATATTTCTGGATGTAGTTAGATTCACAGTTGAGTGTGTGATGCTTCGATATAGAAGAGCAGTGAGTACTTTATACAAACTAAGAGACAAGACATTTTTAGATGAATAAATTTAGATTTGAACCGTCTCCAATTTGTTGTTATGCATGATTTGACACTGCCCCCTGTTGTTCATTGTGTCACTCTGCCATCTTGGAGTCTCATGCTATCATTAAATTGATGAAATGTTGAACAGTCGAATGAATGTTACTTATTAACTACTTTTAGTTTAAAACAAATATATATTTAATGGTAGATTCAAAGGTCAAAATATTCAACAGCCTGCTTTAACTGGGGTATTCAGTAAGCTTACAATGTCCACATAACCAGTAAAGTTGTacttttaattaattaataatctcAGATTTTTTAAGACCTAGTGACAATCCTGTTTACCATaagagtctttttttttctttttcttttttgatttcccccccttttttctccccaactgtacttgaccaattaccccaatcttccgagccgtcccggtcgctgctccaccccctctcctgatccggggagggctgcagactaccacatgcttcctccgatacatgtggagtcaccagccacttcttttcacctggcagtgaggagtttcgccagggggacgt encodes the following:
- the synpo2la gene encoding synaptopodin 2-like protein, whose product is MVAEEVIITLSGGAPWGFRLQGGVEHQKPLQVAKVRKRSKACRAGLREADELVSINDQPCETLSHAQAMNLIDSSPGILHIRVKRAPVGFQSVVLLTRAPSPRIDKEYRAVLRAMSPSHPHHTTVREIHRSRSSLASGLTSPPGSEAYYGETDSDADVAAYERQRRQKRRSPSNTAPGKPSGRASPEGGETSEMSGYDSAPDAHICPKLLEGHMGTGGGGGRGTEGEGLPGVARKEVIYQPPAPGMWSSQTSTETSSIISSTDDQGPRDGAPEEDSGFLEPANVPLVSPERAKGALLLGSRSQLVPMVGPLDKPIDEELTTTYMEKAKQAKLNRGETLQDKHVKEAKTKCRTIASLLTDAPNPHSKGVLMFKKRRQRSKKYTLTSFGSVDEDVCRDSQEEDGVFPGSESEFDEDGFSALPDPTWDSDYLDMLEKRAAAGLGGRGDGAEDAPSPGLSDTAGKGAQLFEQQRKRAAEHAKKVEAAQPQAPTHTQSLDQTPIYQQSQMQPQTQAQMQLNTHPQQIIPKSASSQQGVQQMAPQIPVQAPVNAPAHNMANGDVPSCAVRMEMSPPAVAPKPTTASVTILASPPQPAETPLPELSSSNVLNRTARPFAPGFITSRAATAPVAFRPTITKKAQRPASAAVITPPFTTSSELAGTVAPVISQSSTGPPSMFLSPTTLPEGPVFPMLAPPVPPLPSGVSTPVENMQATYQSITITTPQAQFTTVPTVPVPTASCTPIAPAPVAPVPQALVSTGSVPHVSTVTMPPVQLTVPLSVPDQVSMAPVAPVSVVSQPNTIAPTPVPGTASRTGILVEARRRSGKSRPMFNVPDVKKNSPNPELLTMVQNLDDRPVRHRYGYPPSESYNGAAEDTSDEAGRGRMPPPVAPKPRVIHETPQIPQAEGKGAQLFARRQSRMGMYVVDTPPETPYQQEVSSYPSAQHRDLSPNPSLPSQWKYSPNIRAPPPIGYNPLLAPSVPVGPQRGLGLADGRGRGGMATQKEGIKALDFMRRQPYQLNSAMFSYGGNTANMSAIPSYQAQRQQQQQGGHTTMVGSSLTSPRQIPVKAARVYEIKRFSTPTPMSAPTLTPKVISPRSATTLGERLTRSDMISPPLAPLTPLPAPTLGPAIALAPTFIPAPGLAKASAPSQQAGLPSLPKISATPIPNLVPNALPTPYTPTSYTTGLQGAKQFQSAPELSLLSSLPPLRPNPVQVPKPRFVATKVGVQPHIWRPGAL